From the genome of Negativicutes bacterium:
AAATCATTGCTCTAATCGTTGCACCATGTGCCACAACTACCACCGTCTCTTTTTTATGCTTTTCTAAAATTTTATTAATAGCAACATCACTACGCTGTTTCAAAGTTTCAAAACTTTCGCCATTGGGAATAGTAATCTTCGTAGTATCTGAGAAAAATTGATTTAAGGCATTAGGCCATTTTTCATTTATTTCAGCATAAGTCAGCCCCTCCCAATCACCAAAACAAATCTCTCGTAAGTCACAATCAGTATTAACTTTAATTTTCTTTGGCGCTGCAATAATATTAGCAGTTTCAAATGCTCTGACCAAATCACTGGAATAAACAGCAGAAAATTCTTCAGACATTAAACGTTTTGAAACACGTTTAGCTTGTTCTATCCCTAATTCAGAAAGGGCGATATCGGTATGGCCTTGATATTTCATTTCTAAATTCCATAAAGTTTGTCCATGTCTCACAAAAATTATTTTCGTCATATTAATCACCTATAATTTTCTGTAAATAATTTATTAATAAATTATTGTTTTTTTCATCTTTAATCGCTAGCCTAATATAATATTCTGACAACCCCGGATAATTTTCGCAGTTTCGAATTAAAATATTATCTTTTAACAGTAACTCTTGCAATTCTCTTGCAGTATAACCAGTATTTTTTATATCAATAAAAATATAGTTAACCGTTGGCGGATATACTTTTAGTTTTTCTATACTTTTTAATTTATCATAAAATAGACTTTTAGTGTAATTTAAATTTTCAATACTTTGTTTTTGATACTCTTTATCATTTAATGCTGCAACTCCAGCCACTTGTGCTAAAACATTAACATTCCATGGATCTTTTGCTAAATGCATTTTTTGCGTTAAGTCACTATTTGCTAGCATAAAGCCCAGCCGTAATCCCGGTATTGCATAAAATTTTGTTAAAGAATGTAAAATAACTAAATTATCATAATGCTGAATTAGTTGGCGACAGGTATATTCTTGATTGTTTTCGATAAAGTCAATAAAAGATTCATCAACTAAAATGATAATATTCTTTGCTTTTGCTACTGCTAATATTGAATCGATCTCTTGATATTTTAAAATGGTACCGGTTGGATTGTTTGGATTACACAAAAAAACAATATCATTACCGTCAAGTTTATTGATAAGTTCTGATACCTTCAACTTAAAATCATTTTTAACCTCTAAATAATGATAATTAATCTTAGCAGCACTTGCTAAGGCTGCTCTTTCATATTCACAAAAAGAAGGTGCCATAATCATTACATTCTTTGGCTTTAAAATATTACAAAAGATATATAACAATTCGACAGCACCATTGCCTATAGTTATGTATTTTTTGGGAATGCTATAACATTGACCTAATAACTTTTTTAGTTCATAACAATCAGGATCAGGATAATGTATTATTTCGTCAATGCTAGCTTTTATTTTAGCTTCAACCGCTACCGATAATCCTAACGAATTAATATTTGCACTAAAATCAATCAGCTTCGTATTTTTATCACGCTTAGCTTTATGAATGTTGCCACCATGTTCAAATTTTGCATTGGTTTTCATTTATTCACCCTCTTGATATATTCCACCATTAACTAAATTAACTGTCCTATAATATGTCATCCTATTAAACTTAGAGCTTAATTCATCAATGCAAAAACTTAATGCTTCAGCATCACTATTATTAAAAAGCACCCCTAGTAAAGTACCACTATGAGCAATGTTAATCCCCAGCCCACCATTTTGAACAACAATATCAATTATTTTATCGAGTTTATCTTTATATAATATTTCTTGGTTCGCAAGTGCACTAATTGTCGTTGCCTCTCCAATTATTTTTGTATCTTTAGTTAAAAAGCCACGTTCTAACAAATCATAAGCTTTTTTTACATATTTTTCTTTCTTATTATTAAGTTCTAATAAATCAAAGCGATTATTAAAGTTTATGGTATCAACACTACCACCAAAATCAAAAATTCCGATAGTAATAGGTAACGCCTGACCTAAGTATTGTAAAACTTCTCCTTTGATATGGTCAAACGCAACAATACCTTCAAAAAAAATTCCATCGGTTGGTTCAATCCCAATGGCAATCTCAGCAATTTTTTCTGCTGATAAATCAACATTATTTATTAACCCGATTGCTTTTATCACAGCACTAATATCTGCACTACTTGAAGCCATTCCCTTACCTTGCAGTAATTCACTGACCAATTTAATTTTATAATTCGTGGTCTGTATATTCAAGTACTCCAAAGTCCTAGTAATAGCCAAAAAAGATTTTTTATTAATATTTTCAAAATTATTATGATTACTTTCTTTTATGCTGACCTGTGAATATAAATTAATCGGGCAAGTAACTAATAAATCTTTACCGGAAACTTTTCCTTGAATTAATTCACCACATGATCCAGGGACTTTAACCAATACTTGCATAACACACCTCTATTAGCTAATGATTAAAAAGCAACATAGCACTATCACTTCACAAAGCTCGGTTATTGCTCCATAAGTATCGCCTGTTAATCCGCCTAAAATTTTACTAAAGTAATTACAGAAAAAAAGTCCACCTAAACAACTAATAATAAACGCACTAATACCCATTTTTCCTAAAGGTATTATTAATAACATCGTAAATAATAACGCAATATAAAATGTTGTTGCTCCCGAATATTCTGCAAAAGCCTTACCCATTCCATCCGGTCTAGCATAAGGGAATTTTGTGATTGCAATCACCATATTAAAGCGACTTAAAATTGGTGCTGCAAATAACGCCAACAACAATTTATCACTGGGAATTTCCATAAAAAGAGCAATCTTTAAGATGCTTAGAATAAAAAAAGCTACTACTGCATTAGAGCCCACACAACTATCCTTCATTATTTCTAACATTCTATCTTTGCTTCTTCCGGAAAAAACTCCATCAGCAGTGTCCATAAACCCATCGCAATGTAATGCTCCCGTTAAAATAATGCTAAGCGCAAATAGCAGTATTGCTAAAAAATTATGCGAAAGATAAATATGGGCTAAGGGTAAATATTTTATGGCAATAAAATAAAAGCTTGCCATAATAATTCCTAAAACCGCCCCTATCAAAGGAAAATATTTAACACTTTTGCCGAATGACTCCAGTGACCACTCCGTTTGTTTTACTATTTTCAGAGAAGTCAAAAACTGTAATCCCACAAAAAAATTATTCATAATAACCTCATTATTAAAATACTACCTAAAATAAAAACAATAGTAGTACTATACATCATTAAATTAGTTTTTGCGATATGGCTACTATCTATAACATTATCAGCATCACCCATATAGGCGCGCATTGAAGCTCTGCCAAAATAATAATTTAAGCCACCAAGCCTGATATTTAAAGCACCCGCCACCCCAGCTTCACTAATACCACTGTTAGGACTTGGATGCTTAGCCGCATCTCTTAGAATCATTTTAAATGCATTTTTATAATCTAAGCGCAAGATAATAGAAACTAGCACAATTAATACACCGGTTATTCTTGCCGGAAAATAGTTGAAAATATCATCAACTTTAGCCGCACAAAATCCAAAATCTTGATATTTATCATTTTTATAGCCTAACATCGAATCCATGGTATTAACAGCACGATATACAAATGCTAGTGAAATACCTCCCAGCAAAAAATAAAATAATGGTGCAATAACGCCATCCACTATATTCTCCGCTACCGTTTCAATAGTAGCTCTAGCAATTTCACTTTTCTCAAGATTTTCAGTATCACGGCCAACAATCCATGATACTTTTTGCCGAGCGGTTATTAAATCATTGTTATCTAAATATTTTTTTATTTCAAAACCAGCTTCTGATAAAGCCCGTGGTGAAATAGTAAAGCTGAGAATAAGACCACTTAAGATCAATTTTGAAATATCATTTAAATAACTTAGGCTAAGATTAATTGCAGTCATCATACCATAAACTAACCCTAACAGGCAAAGTACTAACAGGCCACCTTTAAATTTTTTTATTTGTGGTTTTTCTTGACACTTTAGTAGCAACTTTTCTAAAAATGCAATCAATTTCCCAATTAAAGCTACCGGATGATATTTAGTTTTAGGATCGCCAATAATTGTATCAAATAAAAAAGAAATTATTAAAATATATTCTGCCAAATTATTCACCCATTATCTGCATCAACTTTTTCATATCAAGATTATTTCTGACAGTATCAGCCAGTCTATTATAACTACCTTGTTTTAGTGCATTAATATTTATACTAACCGCCAATGGTTTCAAGCCTTTTTTACTTCTAATAGCATTTAACAGTGAGCGTCTTAGGGTATCATTATCAAATATACCATGAATATAAGTTCCTAATATTTGTTGATTTTCACTAATAACACCATCGACTAAATTAACATTTTCCCTCGAGCGTTTTTCAATGTGAAATGGTGATAATACCGGCTGAGTAAACTCTGTCCGCCCCATATGTATTTCATAACCTGATAAATTTTCAGCAAAAATATCTTGTTTTAAAAATTTAAAATTTTGTACCGTTCGTGCTTGTATTTGGTGAGTTATTTTATTGCCTAAAAAAACAGTTTTCATCGGTAGTAAGTTTAAACCAGAAATTTTCGCTAGCGAAGATTCAGTTTTTTCCGGATCAATTATTTCGCTACCTAACATTTGATAGCCACCACAAATACCAATAATCGGTGTTCCTTGCTGAGCTAAAGCTAACAACTCTTTTTCATACCCTTCAGTTCTTAGATACAATAAATCTTCACTAGTATTTTTACTGCCGGGTAAAATAATTAAATCCGGATTGCCAATTGCTTCCCCTTGTTTAACATAACGCAAGTTAACATCAGGTTCAACCTCTAAACTATCAAAATCAGTAAAGTTTGAAATTTTTGGTGTTCGAAGCACCGCAATTTCAATTTCAGCTTGCTGATCTATATTTTTTACAGTATTTTTATCTTCTAAAGAAACCGAATCCTCATCATCAATCCCTAAATTATCAAGATGCGGTATCACGCCTAAAACCGGTTTGCCTGTTTTCTCTTCTAAAAAATCTAACGCCGGTTTTAATAAAGTAATATCACCACGAAATTTATTAATAATTAACCCTTTAACCAAGTCTCGTTCATCCGGCTCTAATAATTCTAGTGTTCCGACGATTGAGGCTAATGCTCCACCTCTATCAATATCTGCTATTAATAATACTGGTGCATTAAGAAGCTTCGCTACTCTCATATTAACAATATCGTTGGCTTTTAAGTTAACTTCTGCCGGGCTGCCAGCTCCTTCGATTACCACAAGTTCATATTCTTTAGATAATTTTTCTAGTGTTTTTTCAACAACACCTAATGCCGTTAAAGAATAACCATTGTGATACTCTTTGGCTGACATTGTGCCAACCGGTTTTCCCAATAAAATAACTTGTGAAGTTGAATTCCCGGTCGGTTTTAATAAAACCGGATTCATTTCTACAACCGGTTCCAATCCTGCCGCTTCAGCTTGAGCAACCTGTGCTCGCCCCATTTCTTCACCGGTTTTAGTTACATATGAATTTAAGGCCATATTCTGTGCTTTAAAAGGCACAACCTTATAGTCATCTTGCAAAAAAATACGACATAACGCAGTTGTTAAAATACTTTTGCCAACATGTGAGCTTGTTCCTTGCAACATTATATATTTAGCCATACTATTCCCCTACTATGATATTATTTTTAATTTTATTTAATTCTACCGGGATCCCACTAATAACTAAAAAGACTTCATCTGCAATTGCAGCAATCATTTGATTTGCAATACCAGCTAAATCACGAAATTCTCGTGCTAAATTATTTTCCGGAACGATGGACATCCCAACTTCATTAGTAACAAAAACAATATTAGTTCCAGTTTTTTTACTAACTTCAATAATTCGTTCAACCGCTTCTTTAACATAATGATAACGCTCTTTAATAGACGCCGGTGCATTTTCTGACAGTAATAGATTAGTTACATATAATGTCAAGCAATCAAATAAAATTATATCACTGCTTTTAGCTGAATTTTCAATCGCAAACTCAGCTAAATAAGGTGCCTCAATACACTTCCAATTACTTGGACGACGACTTTTATGAAGTCCAACTCTATACCGCATTTCTTCATCAAAGACTTGTGCTGTAGCAATATATGTTATATTATTACCAACTTTAGCAACATATTTTTCAGCAAACGTACTTTTTCCACTTCTTGCTCCACCCGTAACCAAAACAATTTTCCCTGACAAAATTAACACCTTCTAATCTTTTCTTGATTTATATTCTTGGGCTTTATTCAAAAAATTAACTACTAATTCTTCATTTCCCGCAAAATGAATATGTAAATATGACGCTAAAATATTTTCAGAGCTAAACCCTGAGTAGTATTTAGCCTTTGTTCTAGATTTTTCAAATTCAAAGCCCCATTCAAAATGCTGGTCATCTAAAATTTCCATTGAAGAAAAATGAAATTCATGTCCTTTGATAACTTCATTTTTAGGGCATAAAATATTGTCTTTTAATGCTCTAGCTTGAACATAGCCCACGGTTTGTAATTTGTTGTTCATCTTGCATTCTGCCGGCACAAGACCTACCATTTCAAAGGCTACAGCATTAAAATCAATAATCTTCGAACACAAATACATAAAGCCACCGCATTCAGCATAAATTGGCATCTTGTTAGCAGCAACCGCTTTTATCGCCATAATCATTTCTTTATTTTGTGAAAGCTCTTTCACAAACATTTCCGGAAAACCACCGCCTAGAATCAATGCATCTACCTCTGGCAATTTTTTGTCATGTAGCGGACTAAATTCAATTATTTCAGCTCCATAATCACTTAATACCGCTAAACTTTCGGGATAATAAAATGAAAAAACCTCATCTTTAGCAACACCAATTTTAAGAGCACTAAAAACATGCTTTTTGATATTTTTAGTGTCAAGTTGTAAGGCTGGTGCTGTTTTAGCTATATTATAAATTTCAGTAACATCAACTTGTTTTGTTATATTATCTTTAATATGCTCTAAAGTTTTCGAAACATCATTTTCTGTAGTTGGTGTCAAGCCTAAATGACGTTCTGGCATCGCCAGATTAGTATTTCTTCTAACGCAACCTAATACTTTTATACCGAGCCTTGAAATTGCCTCTACTACCATTTTTTCATGATTATCTGAACCTAATCTATTAATAATTACTCCGGCGAAATTAAGTTCCGGATCATAGTTTTTAAAGCCCAATGCTATGGCAGCTGCACTATCGCCCATCGACTTAGCATCTATTACTAAAACAACCGGTGCTTGTAGTAATTTGGCGATAGTGGCGGTACTACTAATTCCATTAGTTCCACCATCATATAACCCCATAACCCCTTCAATAACGGCAATATCACTATTAGTTGCTGTTTGTAAAAATATTTCTTTAATTTTTTCACTTGGCACTAACCATGTATCAAGATTATGACATTGCTTTTTGCTAGCTAAGGAATGAAAGCCCGGATCAATATAATCAGGGCCTATTTTATATGGTTGAACATTTAACGCTAATTCTTTTAAACAAGCTAAGATTCCGTTGGTTATTGTTGTTTTGCCAGCACCACTATTGGTTGCAGCAATAACTATTCGCGGCTGTTCAATATTGTTCATAGTTATCTCCAATTATTAGTCCAACATATATAAAAGTGCATTAACAACAGAAGCAGCAATCGGACTGCCACCCTTATTACCTACTACTGTTATGTATGGAACAGGTGCTTGCTCAATTAAGTAATCTTTTGACTCTCTCGCTCCAACAAAACCTACCGGTATTCCAATAATCGCTGCCGGCTTAATTTCATTTTCTTTAATCATTTTTAAAACTTCAAATAAAGCGGTTGGGGCATTGCCAATAGCAATAATTGCATTATCTAATTTTTTGCCAAATTTACGCATCGCTGCCATTGATCTAGTAATACCTTGTTCTTTAGCAAGCTTAGCAACTTCTTCATCAGCAATTAAACATTCTACGCTACCACCATATTGTGCTAATCTTTTTTTATTAATACCGGTTCTAACCATTTCAACATCAGTGTAAATATTACAACCATTCTTCAAGGCAGTTAAAGCACTGTCAACAAAGTCTTTTTGAGCTTTAATAACATGAGCATATTCAACATCACCAGAGGCATGAATGATACGAGAAAAAATTTTAATTTCTTTTGGTGAAAGATTATATTCTGCTAAGTAAGGAGCAATAATCTCCATACTACGGCTTTCAATTTGTTCCGGAACAGTTATAAATTCCATTAGTTTTCAT
Proteins encoded in this window:
- a CDS encoding threonine-phosphate decarboxylase, with the protein product MKTNAKFEHGGNIHKAKRDKNTKLIDFSANINSLGLSVAVEAKIKASIDEIIHYPDPDCYELKKLLGQCYSIPKKYITIGNGAVELLYIFCNILKPKNVMIMAPSFCEYERAALASAAKINYHYLEVKNDFKLKVSELINKLDGNDIVFLCNPNNPTGTILKYQEIDSILAVAKAKNIIILVDESFIDFIENNQEYTCRQLIQHYDNLVILHSLTKFYAIPGLRLGFMLANSDLTQKMHLAKDPWNVNVLAQVAGVAALNDKEYQKQSIENLNYTKSLFYDKLKSIEKLKVYPPTVNYIFIDIKNTGYTARELQELLLKDNILIRNCENYPGLSEYYIRLAIKDEKNNNLLINYLQKIIGD
- a CDS encoding GHMP kinase, giving the protein MQVLVKVPGSCGELIQGKVSGKDLLVTCPINLYSQVSIKESNHNNFENINKKSFLAITRTLEYLNIQTTNYKIKLVSELLQGKGMASSSADISAVIKAIGLINNVDLSAEKIAEIAIGIEPTDGIFFEGIVAFDHIKGEVLQYLGQALPITIGIFDFGGSVDTINFNNRFDLLELNNKKEKYVKKAYDLLERGFLTKDTKIIGEATTISALANQEILYKDKLDKIIDIVVQNGGLGINIAHSGTLLGVLFNNSDAEALSFCIDELSSKFNRMTYYRTVNLVNGGIYQEGE
- the cobU gene encoding bifunctional adenosylcobinamide kinase/adenosylcobinamide-phosphate guanylyltransferase, encoding MSGKIVLVTGGARSGKSTFAEKYVAKVGNNITYIATAQVFDEEMRYRVGLHKSRRPSNWKCIEAPYLAEFAIENSAKSSDIILFDCLTLYVTNLLLSENAPASIKERYHYVKEAVERIIEVSKKTGTNIVFVTNEVGMSIVPENNLAREFRDLAGIANQMIAAIADEVFLVISGIPVELNKIKNNIIVGE
- the cobS gene encoding adenosylcobinamide-GDP ribazoletransferase, with amino-acid sequence MNNFFVGLQFLTSLKIVKQTEWSLESFGKSVKYFPLIGAVLGIIMASFYFIAIKYLPLAHIYLSHNFLAILLFALSIILTGALHCDGFMDTADGVFSGRSKDRMLEIMKDSCVGSNAVVAFFILSILKIALFMEIPSDKLLLALFAAPILSRFNMVIAITKFPYARPDGMGKAFAEYSGATTFYIALLFTMLLIIPLGKMGISAFIISCLGGLFFCNYFSKILGGLTGDTYGAITELCEVIVLCCFLIIS
- a CDS encoding precorrin-8X methylmutase; this translates as MEFITVPEQIESRSMEIIAPYLAEYNLSPKEIKIFSRIIHASGDVEYAHVIKAQKDFVDSALTALKNGCNIYTDVEMVRTGINKKRLAQYGGSVECLIADEEVAKLAKEQGITRSMAAMRKFGKKLDNAIIAIGNAPTALFEVLKMIKENEIKPAAIIGIPVGFVGARESKDYLIEQAPVPYITVVGNKGGSPIAASVVNALLYMLD
- a CDS encoding cobyrinate a,c-diamide synthase, with the protein product MNNIEQPRIVIAATNSGAGKTTITNGILACLKELALNVQPYKIGPDYIDPGFHSLASKKQCHNLDTWLVPSEKIKEIFLQTATNSDIAVIEGVMGLYDGGTNGISSTATIAKLLQAPVVLVIDAKSMGDSAAAIALGFKNYDPELNFAGVIINRLGSDNHEKMVVEAISRLGIKVLGCVRRNTNLAMPERHLGLTPTTENDVSKTLEHIKDNITKQVDVTEIYNIAKTAPALQLDTKNIKKHVFSALKIGVAKDEVFSFYYPESLAVLSDYGAEIIEFSPLHDKKLPEVDALILGGGFPEMFVKELSQNKEMIMAIKAVAANKMPIYAECGGFMYLCSKIIDFNAVAFEMVGLVPAECKMNNKLQTVGYVQARALKDNILCPKNEVIKGHEFHFSSMEILDDQHFEWGFEFEKSRTKAKYYSGFSSENILASYLHIHFAGNEELVVNFLNKAQEYKSRKD
- the cobD gene encoding cobalamin biosynthesis protein CobD codes for the protein MAEYILIISFLFDTIIGDPKTKYHPVALIGKLIAFLEKLLLKCQEKPQIKKFKGGLLVLCLLGLVYGMMTAINLSLSYLNDISKLILSGLILSFTISPRALSEAGFEIKKYLDNNDLITARQKVSWIVGRDTENLEKSEIARATIETVAENIVDGVIAPLFYFLLGGISLAFVYRAVNTMDSMLGYKNDKYQDFGFCAAKVDDIFNYFPARITGVLIVLVSIILRLDYKNAFKMILRDAAKHPSPNSGISEAGVAGALNIRLGGLNYYFGRASMRAYMGDADNVIDSSHIAKTNLMMYSTTIVFILGSILIMRLL
- the cobC gene encoding alpha-ribazole phosphatase, which encodes MTKIIFVRHGQTLWNLEMKYQGHTDIALSELGIEQAKRVSKRLMSEEFSAVYSSDLVRAFETANIIAAPKKIKVNTDCDLREICFGDWEGLTYAEINEKWPNALNQFFSDTTKITIPNGESFETLKQRSDVAINKILEKHKKETVVVVAHGATIRAMICSALNLPLDYVWRIRQDNTAVNMVEYHKNNNIVTLLNDIHHLN
- a CDS encoding cobyric acid synthase, whose amino-acid sequence is MAKYIMLQGTSSHVGKSILTTALCRIFLQDDYKVVPFKAQNMALNSYVTKTGEEMGRAQVAQAEAAGLEPVVEMNPVLLKPTGNSTSQVILLGKPVGTMSAKEYHNGYSLTALGVVEKTLEKLSKEYELVVIEGAGSPAEVNLKANDIVNMRVAKLLNAPVLLIADIDRGGALASIVGTLELLEPDERDLVKGLIINKFRGDITLLKPALDFLEEKTGKPVLGVIPHLDNLGIDDEDSVSLEDKNTVKNIDQQAEIEIAVLRTPKISNFTDFDSLEVEPDVNLRYVKQGEAIGNPDLIILPGSKNTSEDLLYLRTEGYEKELLALAQQGTPIIGICGGYQMLGSEIIDPEKTESSLAKISGLNLLPMKTVFLGNKITHQIQARTVQNFKFLKQDIFAENLSGYEIHMGRTEFTQPVLSPFHIEKRSRENVNLVDGVISENQQILGTYIHGIFDNDTLRRSLLNAIRSKKGLKPLAVSININALKQGSYNRLADTVRNNLDMKKLMQIMGE